CGAAGCGCTGCTGATCATCAAAACCGCCACCAAGAAAGTGGAAAATCTTATCAAATATGTCAAAGAGAACCATTCTTATGATATCCCCGAGGTGGTCTCTTTGAATATTGCCGAAGGTAATCCTGATTACCTTGACTGGCTCGACGAGGAAACAAAATAATGAATTTCCGTAAGGTAGAGGGCGGTTACCTGATTCGCCTCGATGAAGGCGATGAGGTCATCTGCTCCCTGGAGAGTTTTGTCAAGGAGCATAATATTCAGGCCGCTTTTCTGACC
The Candidatus Zixiibacteriota bacterium genome window above contains:
- the cutA gene encoding divalent-cation tolerance protein CutA, which codes for MSAFRVVFVTVQRDKARALATEIVENKLAACVNIVDTVRSIYRWKGKITSDDEALLIIKTATKKVENLIKYVKENHSYDIPEVVSLNIAEGNPDYLDWLDEETK